The sequence CATTGATGGCGAAGCACGCCCACAGCCAGGCTTGAACGTAGGTTACTTGCCACAGGAGCCGGTTCTTGACGAATCAAAGACCGTCCGTGAGATCGTAGAAGAAGCGGTATCAGACGTAGCTGGTGCGCTGAAACGTCTGGATGAAGTATATGCGGCTTACGCTGAAGAAGGTGCTGATTTCGATGCGCTAGCTAAAGAGCAAGGTGAACTTGAAGCGCTGATTCAAGCGAAAGATGGTCACAACCTCGATAATGCGCTAGAGCGCGCTGCTGATGCACTTCGTCTTCCAGAGTGGGATCAAAAGATCCAACACCTATCTGGTGGTGAGCGTCGCCGTGTTGCTATCTGTCGTTTGCTTCTAGAAAAACCAGACATGCTACTGCTAGACGAACCAACCAACCACCTGGATGCAGAATCCGTTGCTTGGCTAGAACGCTTCTTGGTTGATTACTCAGGTACCGTTGTTGCGATCACCCACGACCGTTACTTCCTAGATAACGCTGCTGGCTGGATTCTTGAACTTGACCGTGGTGAAGGTATTCCATGGGAAGGCAACTACACCTCTTGGCTAGAGCAGAAAGATGCACGTCTACAACAAGAAGCATCACAAGAGAGCGCTCGTCAAAAGACCATCGAGAAAGAACTTGAGTGGGTACGTAAGAACCCTAAAGGTCGCCAAGCAAAATCTAAAGCGCGTATGGCTCGCTTTGAAGAACTGCAAAACACTGATCACCAGAAGCGTAACGAAACGAACGAACTGTTTATCCCGCCAGGTGAGCGTTTGGGTGACAAAGTAATTGAAGTCAATAACCTGACGAAATCGTTCGATGGCCGCGTTCTGATTGATGACCTGTCTTTCAGCATGCCGAAAGGTGCAATCGTCGGTATCATCGGTGCCAACGGTGCGGGTAAATCGACTCTGTTCAAGATGCTAAGTGGCACTGAACAGCCGGATTCAGGCACCATCGAAATGGGCGATACAGTGAAACTGGCATCTGTTGAGCAGTTCCGTGACTCAATGAACGACAAGAACACGGTATTCCAAGAGATCTCTGAAGGCGCTGATATCATCAAGATCAACAACTTCGAAATCCCT is a genomic window of Vibrio japonicus containing:
- the ettA gene encoding energy-dependent translational throttle protein EttA → MAEYVYTMSRVSKIVPPKRQILKDISLSFFPGAKIGVLGLNGAGKSTLLRIMAGIDTDIDGEARPQPGLNVGYLPQEPVLDESKTVREIVEEAVSDVAGALKRLDEVYAAYAEEGADFDALAKEQGELEALIQAKDGHNLDNALERAADALRLPEWDQKIQHLSGGERRRVAICRLLLEKPDMLLLDEPTNHLDAESVAWLERFLVDYSGTVVAITHDRYFLDNAAGWILELDRGEGIPWEGNYTSWLEQKDARLQQEASQESARQKTIEKELEWVRKNPKGRQAKSKARMARFEELQNTDHQKRNETNELFIPPGERLGDKVIEVNNLTKSFDGRVLIDDLSFSMPKGAIVGIIGANGAGKSTLFKMLSGTEQPDSGTIEMGDTVKLASVEQFRDSMNDKNTVFQEISEGADIIKINNFEIPARAYCSRFNFKGSDQQKIIGELSGGERNRVHLAKLLKAGGNVLLLDEPTNDLDVETLRALEEALLEFPGCAMVISHDRWFLDRIATHIIDYRDEGQVNFYEGNYTEYMEWLKKTLGPEAAEPHRIKYKRIAK